From the genome of Scytonema hofmannii PCC 7110, one region includes:
- a CDS encoding CRISPR-associated protein Csx3 translates to MTTYKMELKDEVLRVNFGEAAQNDRIVQDTTARLEQMIDSGELTGGPLLKVNGPASIPVAFAIAHKVAHLYGAVGCFDPKLGKYVICITHNPAYKLGDLID, encoded by the coding sequence ATGACAACTTACAAGATGGAGCTTAAAGACGAGGTTTTGCGAGTCAATTTTGGAGAAGCCGCCCAAAATGACCGGATTGTCCAAGATACGACCGCCCGTCTCGAACAAATGATTGACTCAGGAGAACTTACAGGAGGTCCTCTACTTAAGGTTAATGGACCGGCTTCCATACCAGTAGCATTTGCGATCGCACATAAAGTGGCTCACCTTTACGGTGCAGTTGGTTGCTTTGACCCTAAATTAGGTAAATATGTGATTTGTATCACACACAATCCAGCGTATAAGTTAGGAGACTTGATTGATTAA
- a CDS encoding IS5 family transposase encodes MYRKQGQTSIPTENFELPFEGKLSEDNRWVMMAAFIPWTEFEEEYSSFFSVEMGAPAKSFRMALGALIIKEKLGISDRETVEQIKENPYLQYFIGMSYYSNEAPFDASMLVHFRERISVELVNKVNQEMVKKMLEATSSKLSEKKTESPEEEGETPKNRGKLIIDATCAPGDISYPTDLELLNQARKQTEKIIDLLYEQTLGQLEKKPRTYRERARKDYLAVAKKRRVSQKDRRKAIRKQLQYIKRNLSHIEQLIISGASLEDLSHRQYKMLLVVAEVYRQQLWLYENKKQSIDDRIVSLTQPHIRPIVRGKAGKSVEFGAKLSASCFEGYIFLDHISWDNFNESGDLKAQVEAFKNYTGYYPESVHVDKIYRTRENRAWCKERGIIMSGPPLGRPPANVSKEKKKQDLESERIRNCIEGKFGQGKRRFSLNRVMTKLAHTSETAIAITFLVMNLSTQLSRLFYAFLCLFFKTTPFSPFTIIENNQSLNHR; translated from the coding sequence ATGTACCGAAAACAGGGACAAACTTCAATCCCAACTGAAAACTTTGAACTCCCGTTCGAGGGCAAGTTATCAGAAGATAATCGTTGGGTAATGATGGCTGCTTTCATTCCTTGGACAGAATTTGAAGAAGAATATTCTTCATTTTTCTCAGTAGAGATGGGAGCACCTGCCAAATCTTTTCGGATGGCATTAGGGGCATTAATAATCAAAGAAAAGTTGGGGATAAGCGATAGAGAAACAGTAGAGCAAATTAAAGAAAATCCTTATCTACAGTACTTTATAGGAATGTCATATTATAGTAATGAAGCTCCATTTGATGCATCAATGTTGGTACATTTTCGGGAAAGAATTAGTGTGGAGCTTGTTAACAAAGTGAATCAAGAAATGGTGAAGAAGATGCTAGAAGCAACATCTTCTAAACTATCTGAAAAAAAAACAGAATCACCAGAAGAAGAAGGTGAGACACCCAAAAATCGGGGAAAATTAATAATAGATGCAACTTGTGCTCCGGGTGATATCAGCTATCCGACAGATTTAGAGCTACTCAATCAAGCAAGAAAACAGACAGAGAAAATTATAGACTTACTTTACGAACAGACTTTGGGTCAATTAGAGAAAAAACCAAGAACCTATAGAGAGAGGGCTAGAAAGGATTATCTAGCAGTCGCTAAAAAACGTCGCGTTTCCCAAAAAGACAGGAGAAAAGCAATTAGAAAACAACTTCAATATATCAAAAGAAACTTATCTCATATTGAACAGCTAATTATTTCAGGAGCCTCTCTGGAAGATTTAAGTCACAGACAATATAAGATGTTGCTTGTAGTTGCAGAAGTCTACCGTCAACAACTCTGGTTGTATGAAAATAAAAAACAGAGTATTGACGACCGCATTGTCAGTTTAACCCAACCACATATCCGTCCAATTGTCCGAGGGAAAGCTGGTAAATCGGTAGAATTTGGGGCAAAATTGTCTGCTAGTTGCTTTGAAGGATATATATTTTTAGACCATATAAGTTGGGATAATTTTAATGAATCAGGAGACTTAAAAGCTCAAGTAGAAGCCTTTAAAAATTACACAGGGTACTATCCAGAATCTGTTCATGTTGATAAAATTTATCGCACAAGAGAGAACCGAGCTTGGTGTAAAGAAAGAGGTATTATAATGAGCGGACCTCCTTTAGGAAGACCCCCAGCTAATGTTAGTAAAGAAAAAAAGAAACAAGATTTAGAATCTGAGAGAATTCGTAATTGTATTGAGGGAAAATTTGGACAGGGGAAAAGAAGATTTAGCCTCAATCGCGTGATGACGAAACTTGCTCATACTTCTGAAACTGCAATTGCTATTACTTTTTTAGTGATGAATCTTTCTACTCAGCTCTCGCGGCTATTTTATGCTTTTTTATGTCTATTTTTTAAAACTACACCTTTTTCCCCATTTACTATTATTGAAAATAATCAGTCCTTAAATCATAGATAG
- a CDS encoding Rpn family recombination-promoting nuclease/putative transposase: MRRDSIFYKLFQQSPTLLFELLTNPPNNANAYKFDSVAVKEPKFEIDGVFLPPENQGAGVVYFCEVQFQKDERLYERLCAESSLYFYRNRERFSDWQAVIIYPSRSTEQSDIHPYRALLNSDQVHRVYLNELGDIRQLPLWVALMVLTTVRDEQAIEEARYLLTRSSQEQSQPSSRAIIEMVTTIIVYKFEQLSRREIESMLGITLQETRVYREIKEEGREEGREEGREEGREEATVNLVIRQLNKRFGELSEAIRLQISDFPLPVLEDLSEALLDFTSVADLQAWLERR, translated from the coding sequence ATGCGTCGAGATTCGATATTTTACAAACTTTTTCAACAATCGCCTACTTTGCTCTTTGAACTATTGACAAATCCTCCAAACAATGCAAACGCTTATAAATTTGATTCCGTTGCTGTCAAAGAACCGAAATTTGAAATTGACGGCGTGTTTCTACCACCAGAAAATCAAGGTGCAGGAGTGGTATATTTCTGCGAGGTGCAGTTTCAAAAAGATGAACGACTTTACGAAAGGCTATGTGCTGAATCTTCACTTTATTTTTACCGCAACCGTGAGAGATTTAGCGATTGGCAAGCGGTTATAATTTATCCGTCACGCAGTACCGAACAAAGCGATATTCATCCCTATCGCGCATTGCTTAACAGTGACCAAGTACATCGGGTGTATTTAAATGAGTTGGGAGATATTCGTCAATTACCTTTATGGGTAGCGCTGATGGTACTTACTACGGTAAGGGATGAACAAGCCATCGAAGAAGCCAGATATTTGTTAACAAGAAGCAGCCAAGAACAATCTCAACCATCAAGTCGCGCCATAATAGAGATGGTGACAACAATAATAGTATATAAGTTTGAACAATTGAGCCGCAGGGAGATAGAGTCTATGCTAGGAATAACATTGCAGGAAACGCGAGTTTATCGAGAAATCAAGGAAGAAGGACGAGAAGAAGGACGAGAAGAAGGACGAGAAGAAGGACGAGAAGAAGCGACAGTAAATCTCGTTATCCGACAGTTGAACAAGCGGTTTGGAGAGCTTTCTGAGGCAATACGTCTTCAAATTTCCGATTTCCCCTTACCGGTTCTTGAAGATTTGAGCGAAGCACTTTTAGATTTTACCAGTGTGGCTGATTTACAGGCTTGGTTAGAAAGGCGATAA
- a CDS encoding thioesterase II family protein codes for MTNTSTFNSWVTCPKPNLQANLRLFCFPYAGGSSLIFRKWSDSLPLNVEVCPVELPGRGSQMKLAPFTRLESLVEALAQALKPRLDKPFAFFGHSMGALISFELARLLRKEYTLEPVHLFVSARRAPQIPDTKPPIHTLGDSEFKEELRRLNGTPKAVLENAELMELLVPIVRADFAVLETYVYSYEPPLDFPIATFGGLEDTEANYEELEAWREQTNSAFSLEMLPGDHFFINSAQSLLLERLAKRMLDFRF; via the coding sequence ATGACTAATACATCAACCTTTAACTCCTGGGTAACCTGTCCAAAACCCAATCTTCAAGCCAACCTGCGTTTATTTTGCTTTCCCTATGCAGGTGGTAGCTCTCTGATTTTTCGCAAATGGTCAGATAGTCTACCCTTAAATGTAGAAGTTTGCCCTGTGGAACTTCCCGGACGGGGAAGCCAAATGAAGCTAGCTCCATTCACTCGACTGGAATCTTTGGTTGAAGCTCTAGCTCAAGCTCTCAAACCACGTTTAGACAAACCATTTGCCTTTTTCGGTCACAGTATGGGTGCGCTTATTAGTTTTGAGCTTGCCCGTTTACTCCGAAAAGAGTACACTTTAGAACCAGTACACCTGTTTGTTTCTGCTCGTCGCGCTCCTCAAATCCCCGACACAAAGCCGCCGATTCACACTCTAGGCGATTCTGAATTCAAAGAAGAATTACGCCGACTCAATGGGACTCCCAAAGCAGTACTGGAAAACGCCGAATTGATGGAACTCCTTGTCCCTATTGTACGAGCAGATTTTGCAGTTTTGGAAACCTATGTTTATAGTTACGAGCCACCCCTTGACTTTCCCATAGCTACTTTTGGTGGATTGGAAGATACAGAAGCTAATTATGAAGAACTGGAAGCATGGCGAGAACAGACAAATTCTGCTTTCTCATTAGAGATGCTTCCAGGTGACCACTTTTTTATCAATTCAGCGCAGTCGCTCTTGCTAGAAAGACTCGCCAAGCGGATGTTGGATTTTAGATTTTAG
- a CDS encoding MbtH family protein, giving the protein MYQDDKEDTTIYKVVVNHEEQYSIWPADRENALGWKDAGKSGLKQECLDYIKEVWTDMRPLSLRKKMEEVARSQG; this is encoded by the coding sequence ATGTATCAAGACGACAAAGAAGATACGACGATTTACAAAGTTGTAGTTAATCACGAAGAACAGTATTCTATTTGGCCAGCTGACCGGGAGAACGCACTAGGCTGGAAGGATGCTGGCAAAAGTGGTCTGAAACAAGAATGCCTGGATTACATCAAAGAAGTTTGGACTGACATGAGACCGCTGAGCCTCCGGAAAAAGATGGAGGAAGTTGCTCGCAGTCAGGGATAA
- a CDS encoding oxidoreductase yields MVTSSVSHARVWFITGSSRGLGRALAETVLEQDETVVLTARNPQQVEDLAARFPGRALAVQLDVTKPEEVREAVKQAITNFGRIDVLVNNAACEVAGVIEEVSDEAVRSQFETNFFGVLETLRVVLPHMRQQRSGHILNISSIACFMAKSGGGIYGSSKLALEGLSGSLANEVAPFGIKVTIVEPGWLRTDFFSRSYVLTDTQIEDYQPLISSQRQRVRDMQNMKVKAPGDPKKAALAIIQAVNSNNPPQRLVLGADAVNIMDAALQFIKAELDAWREVSVNIAFEEVAVGKN; encoded by the coding sequence ATGGTAACCTCGTCTGTTTCTCATGCACGGGTATGGTTCATCACTGGTAGCTCAAGGGGTCTTGGTCGAGCATTGGCAGAAACAGTGCTCGAGCAGGACGAGACAGTAGTGCTAACAGCACGAAATCCACAGCAGGTAGAAGATTTAGCAGCAAGATTTCCGGGTCGTGCTTTAGCAGTGCAACTTGATGTAACGAAACCCGAAGAGGTGCGGGAGGCAGTGAAACAAGCAATTACCAACTTTGGACGCATTGATGTACTCGTCAATAATGCCGCATGTGAGGTTGCGGGGGTTATTGAAGAAGTCAGCGATGAAGCAGTTCGCAGTCAGTTTGAAACAAACTTTTTTGGTGTCTTAGAAACCCTCCGGGTAGTACTACCTCATATGCGACAACAACGCAGCGGGCACATCCTTAATATTTCATCAATAGCTTGCTTTATGGCCAAATCTGGCGGGGGAATTTATGGCAGTAGCAAACTTGCGCTAGAAGGACTTTCCGGATCGTTAGCTAACGAAGTTGCACCTTTCGGTATCAAAGTCACAATAGTTGAACCTGGTTGGTTGCGTACAGATTTTTTCAGTCGTTCTTATGTCTTAACTGACACCCAAATTGAGGACTATCAGCCATTGATTAGCAGTCAACGCCAGCGTGTGCGGGATATGCAGAACATGAAAGTCAAGGCACCAGGTGACCCGAAGAAAGCTGCTCTGGCGATCATTCAAGCGGTTAATAGCAATAACCCGCCACAGAGATTAGTACTGGGAGCAGATGCAGTCAATATTATGGATGCCGCACTGCAGTTCATCAAAGCAGAACTGGATGCTTGGAGGGAAGTCTCTGTGAATATTGCGTTTGAGGAAGTTGCAGTGGGTAAAAACTGA
- a CDS encoding MATE family efflux transporter gives MTSQKQSQVTNEILQGNLVKLMFKLSIPSTLGILMLSLNTFLDALFAGRFIGETALAGISLALPLTAIVNGFALLVGVGSASVLSRAIGSGDIKTQSKIFGNLTVMSVAISFVITIFGYSCGEELIVFMGGSGEVASAGTEYFKTYILGSVFLILAVASCQIIKSEGKIRLATVFDWIFVIVNIFFNFIFISIFHWGIHGIAIATVIAMIVYSIVNLTYFIYGKSYTLVNTKKFILAIDLLPDILSVGVSALLYPVMGLVQSFVIFKSISHYGTNSDIAFFGATGKVASFVLIPVSGFAQALQPIIGMNYGARNYDRLKKAYLTFAIIATLLLILIWIPLQLSPKIFLWLLLPDVNFTNSDVLNFRILSILTPAWPLAFFGNTLFQSIGKGKIVLIVILLRSIVFNVPLVLIFAKIWGVKGIYYGMTFADILFLLITFILTFIEFKNLRTMEMQKYES, from the coding sequence ATGACTTCACAAAAACAATCTCAAGTCACGAATGAAATCCTCCAAGGCAATCTCGTTAAACTGATGTTCAAGTTATCTATTCCTAGTACTTTGGGAATACTGATGCTTAGTTTGAACACTTTTCTGGATGCTTTATTTGCAGGGCGATTCATTGGTGAAACTGCTCTCGCAGGTATCTCACTTGCGCTGCCGCTTACAGCTATAGTAAATGGATTTGCTCTCTTAGTTGGGGTAGGTTCTGCTTCTGTTCTCAGTCGAGCCATTGGTTCTGGAGATATCAAAACTCAGTCCAAAATATTTGGCAACTTAACGGTAATGAGTGTTGCGATCTCCTTTGTTATCACAATTTTTGGATACAGTTGTGGTGAAGAATTAATTGTATTCATGGGAGGAAGTGGTGAAGTTGCCTCTGCTGGCACTGAATATTTTAAAACTTATATACTAGGTTCAGTATTTTTGATCCTAGCCGTAGCTTCTTGCCAAATCATCAAATCAGAAGGCAAAATCAGATTAGCAACCGTATTTGACTGGATTTTTGTCATAGTTAACATCTTCTTCAATTTTATATTTATCAGTATCTTTCATTGGGGTATTCATGGAATTGCCATCGCTACAGTTATTGCGATGATTGTTTATAGTATTGTCAACTTAACTTATTTTATTTATGGGAAAAGTTACACCCTTGTTAATACCAAAAAGTTTATTCTAGCAATAGATTTACTGCCTGACATTTTATCAGTAGGAGTATCAGCGCTACTTTATCCAGTTATGGGATTGGTTCAAAGTTTTGTGATTTTTAAATCAATCTCTCATTATGGAACAAATAGTGATATTGCTTTCTTTGGAGCAACGGGGAAAGTAGCTTCATTTGTATTGATTCCCGTGAGTGGCTTTGCACAAGCATTACAACCTATAATCGGTATGAATTATGGAGCCAGAAATTATGACAGACTTAAGAAAGCCTACTTAACTTTTGCAATCATTGCCACTCTTTTGTTAATATTAATATGGATACCTCTACAATTATCTCCAAAAATATTTTTATGGTTACTTCTGCCGGATGTGAACTTTACAAATAGTGATGTTCTAAATTTTAGAATTCTCAGTATATTAACACCTGCATGGCCTTTAGCATTCTTTGGTAATACTCTATTTCAATCTATAGGTAAAGGGAAAATTGTATTAATAGTGATTTTATTAAGGAGTATAGTTTTCAATGTGCCGCTAGTGCTAATCTTTGCCAAAATCTGGGGTGTGAAGGGTATATATTATGGAATGACTTTTGCAGACATTTTATTTTTGTTAATAACATTTATATTAACATTTATAGAATTCAAGAATCTCAGAACAATGGAAATGCAAAAATACGAATCATAA
- a CDS encoding sucrase ferredoxin — protein MQTQQTYQLPITDCRFCSLVSKANGEDPIGTAGTCDHWLIMEFKQPWSQELFQENPIIKPLIGLFQELIVKHGVKLRPMLIAPDREYSHPGSTRMLHYYRPAEMFSEFEKQEFVVPEEEATALVTAILKQLMQQPNDLLKFQQYQQQTSHIRELMVCTHAQVDLACGRFGTPIYRRLRKEYAPASNGKLRVWQTNHFGGHQFAPTLVDLPQGHVWGHLEPEVLNLLVNRDDSVLGLRQFYRGWAGLSKLEQIAEREIWMQLGWTWLNYLKAGKVLAIEEVAQGQDADWVEVRIDYAATDGSASGAYKARVEVCGEVISALNSAKEMELTAVKQYCVSRLVKVE, from the coding sequence ATGCAAACTCAACAAACCTATCAACTTCCTATAACAGATTGTCGTTTTTGCTCGTTGGTTTCCAAAGCAAACGGAGAAGACCCAATTGGTACAGCAGGCACTTGTGACCATTGGTTAATTATGGAGTTCAAACAACCCTGGTCGCAAGAACTCTTTCAGGAAAATCCAATCATCAAGCCATTGATAGGTTTGTTCCAAGAGTTAATAGTCAAGCATGGGGTCAAGCTGAGACCAATGTTGATTGCTCCTGACCGTGAGTACTCTCATCCAGGGTCAACCCGCATGCTGCACTACTATCGTCCTGCCGAGATGTTTTCTGAGTTCGAGAAGCAAGAGTTTGTTGTTCCAGAGGAGGAAGCAACTGCTTTAGTAACAGCAATACTCAAGCAGTTAATGCAACAGCCCAATGATTTATTAAAGTTTCAGCAGTACCAACAACAAACCAGCCACATCCGCGAACTCATGGTTTGTACCCATGCTCAAGTTGACCTTGCCTGTGGCAGATTTGGAACTCCTATATATCGTCGGTTACGCAAGGAATATGCTCCTGCCTCTAATGGAAAGTTAAGAGTGTGGCAAACGAATCACTTTGGCGGTCATCAGTTTGCCCCTACCCTAGTTGATTTACCCCAAGGACACGTGTGGGGACATTTAGAACCAGAAGTTCTTAATTTACTCGTAAACAGAGATGATTCAGTTTTAGGGTTGCGTCAATTCTACCGAGGATGGGCGGGTCTATCCAAATTGGAGCAAATTGCTGAACGCGAAATCTGGATGCAGTTGGGTTGGACTTGGCTCAACTACTTGAAAGCTGGCAAAGTGCTTGCTATTGAAGAAGTTGCTCAAGGACAGGATGCTGATTGGGTGGAAGTACGTATTGATTATGCTGCGACCGATGGCAGTGCATCAGGTGCCTATAAAGCCAGAGTTGAAGTCTGTGGTGAGGTGATCAGTGCCCTGAACTCAGCAAAAGAGATGGAGTTAACAGCAGTGAAGCAGTATTGTGTTAGCCGATTAGTCAAGGTTGAGTAA
- a CDS encoding SDR family NAD(P)-dependent oxidoreductase gives MVQSTKGAVVITGTSTGLGRATALELTKQGYRVFAGVRTEKDAESLKQAASGDLTPIIMDITKAEQIKSAAEFVSLALGDEGLFALINNAVAAVDGPLECVAIDDVRWNFEVNVIGQIAVTQAFLPMLRKAKGRIINISAICGRLALPYRGLLSASKFALEAITDSLRMELRSSGIEVLSILPGGIVTPEQADKVEINYQKTLANMSPEAKAIYGKNYRICMQRAVEANRSKGLPPEKIIDAILEALEARKPKRQYFVTESAWRLKLSAIYKRLLPHQYFYDTFYFDNLRKRLGLD, from the coding sequence ATGGTTCAGAGTACAAAGGGTGCTGTGGTGATTACAGGAACATCCACAGGTCTTGGTCGAGCAACCGCGCTCGAGCTTACTAAGCAAGGGTATCGCGTTTTTGCTGGAGTCCGCACAGAGAAAGATGCTGAGTCGCTAAAACAGGCTGCATCAGGTGATTTAACACCCATTATCATGGACATCACAAAAGCGGAACAAATTAAATCCGCCGCAGAATTTGTCTCACTGGCGCTCGGCGATGAAGGATTATTCGCATTAATTAATAACGCAGTTGCAGCAGTAGATGGACCATTAGAGTGTGTAGCGATAGATGACGTCAGATGGAATTTTGAAGTAAATGTTATCGGTCAAATTGCAGTCACACAAGCATTCTTACCAATGCTACGAAAAGCAAAAGGTCGAATCATCAATATCAGTGCGATTTGCGGCAGATTAGCTCTACCGTATAGAGGACTTTTATCTGCTTCAAAATTTGCGCTTGAAGCAATTACAGATTCTTTACGGATGGAATTACGTTCTAGCGGAATTGAGGTTCTTTCTATCTTACCAGGGGGAATAGTGACCCCAGAACAGGCTGACAAAGTAGAAATAAACTACCAGAAAACATTAGCCAATATGTCACCCGAAGCTAAAGCTATATATGGCAAGAATTACAGAATATGTATGCAACGAGCAGTAGAGGCAAATCGTAGCAAAGGTTTACCACCTGAAAAAATAATAGATGCGATTTTGGAGGCTTTGGAAGCTCGCAAACCTAAAAGGCAATATTTCGTCACGGAATCAGCATGGCGGCTTAAGCTTTCTGCCATATATAAAAGGTTACTTCCACACCAGTATTTTTATGACACTTTTTATTTTGATAATTTACGAAAAAGGTTGGGATTGGATTAA
- a CDS encoding cytochrome P450: MTLPPGPKTPSWLLNQQFQADPFGYMDAICKRFGDIVTIMSGSTPTVHVGNPSGIKQIFTNDKEITASGALNQRSAFTTGNQGILQLDGLRHKHRRKLLMKAYHGERMYACGQRICVNTEKIMSQQAIGKTFIAYDTVLEITLQVGIELVMGLREGEGYEKIKHLFTSFVKHDLSPLVRMTSQLPFGQRDLGRWSPWGYRNHLRNEIFQLLYNEVQERRQQANPSHTDMLSDLIFACDETGKALSDEEVRDLLVLPILATRDGAAHSIAWSLYWIHRLPGIRKRLLEELDSLGKDPDPMSIVALPYLSAVCNEVLRIYPSAVFMIPRLVELPVKVMGYELSPGTVLIGNIYLTHQREDLYPDPKQFKPERFLEKQFSPYEFLPFGGGARSCIAGTFGQFQMKLVLATILLRYQLALVNKRPERPKMFSDQCHPASGVKMVMHGRRQHQGRLQPSVVGSV, from the coding sequence ATGACACTACCCCCAGGACCGAAAACACCTAGTTGGTTGCTCAATCAGCAATTCCAGGCTGACCCCTTTGGTTATATGGATGCTATTTGCAAACGCTTTGGCGACATCGTCACCATAATGTCTGGTTCTACACCAACAGTGCACGTTGGCAATCCCTCAGGAATCAAGCAGATTTTCACCAATGACAAAGAAATTACAGCTTCTGGTGCATTGAACCAGCGTTCCGCCTTTACTACAGGAAACCAAGGAATCCTTCAACTTGATGGCTTACGTCACAAACATCGTCGCAAGCTCTTAATGAAAGCTTATCACGGAGAGCGGATGTATGCCTGTGGACAACGTATCTGTGTAAACACAGAAAAAATTATGAGTCAACAGGCAATCGGAAAAACTTTCATCGCCTATGATACCGTGCTAGAAATTACCTTACAAGTGGGTATAGAGCTTGTGATGGGATTGCGAGAGGGAGAGGGCTATGAAAAAATCAAGCATCTATTTACGTCTTTCGTTAAACATGACCTATCTCCCTTGGTTCGTATGACCTCACAACTCCCGTTTGGGCAACGGGATTTAGGTCGGTGGAGTCCGTGGGGATACCGTAATCATCTGCGGAACGAAATTTTTCAACTTCTGTACAATGAAGTCCAAGAACGCCGCCAGCAAGCAAATCCCTCACACACTGATATGCTCTCCGATCTCATATTTGCTTGTGATGAAACAGGTAAAGCATTAAGCGATGAAGAGGTGCGCGACCTCCTAGTACTGCCCATATTAGCAACTAGGGATGGTGCAGCACATTCGATCGCGTGGTCTTTGTACTGGATTCACCGTTTACCTGGTATTCGCAAGCGACTGCTTGAGGAACTCGATAGCCTTGGTAAAGACCCAGACCCGATGAGCATTGTTGCATTACCCTACCTTAGTGCTGTTTGTAACGAAGTTTTACGAATTTACCCAAGTGCGGTATTCATGATACCGAGGTTGGTAGAGTTACCAGTTAAGGTGATGGGCTATGAGTTGAGTCCGGGTACAGTGCTAATTGGTAATATTTATCTGACCCATCAACGTGAAGATTTGTACCCCGATCCAAAACAATTTAAGCCAGAGCGCTTTCTGGAAAAGCAATTCTCTCCCTACGAATTTCTGCCCTTCGGCGGCGGTGCTCGTAGTTGTATAGCAGGGACTTTTGGTCAGTTTCAAATGAAGCTTGTGTTAGCAACAATTCTTTTACGCTATCAATTAGCGTTGGTTAATAAGCGACCAGAGCGACCAAAGATGTTTAGTGACCAATGTCACCCAGCCAGTGGCGTGAAGATGGTCATGCATGGTCGGCGTCAGCATCAAGGACGGTTGCAACCATCAGTTGTTGGTTCAGTTTAG
- a CDS encoding cytochrome P450 produces the protein MTLPAGPKTPTWLLNQQFQADPFGYMDAISKHYGDIVTLVSDSTPIVYVSNPSGIKQIFTNTKEITARGALNRNFALMTGNQGVLQLDGLRHKHRRKLLMQAFHGERMHACGQRICERTEKIMSQQVIGKPFIAYSTIEDITLRVGIEVVLGLHEGERYDKIKHLFASIIKTAQIPIVKILRGLPFGRRDLGRWSPQGYLHQLRQELFNLLYTEVQERRKQAEPSRTDILSDLIFACDETGEALSDEEVRDLLLSPIFAAQDASATAIAWSLYWIHRLPVVRERLVAELDSLRENLDPMSIVALPYLNAVCNEALRIYPTQLFTFPRLVESPVEVMGYELSPGTVLIGNIYSTHQREDLYPQPKQFQPERFLEKQFSPYEFLPFGGGARVCIGGTFALFEMKLVLATILSRYQLALVDQRPEKPKFGGLICYPANGVKMLMHGRRQHQGQWQPCIVTSFPV, from the coding sequence ATGACACTACCCGCAGGACCGAAAACCCCCACCTGGCTGCTGAACCAGCAATTTCAGGCTGACCCTTTTGGCTATATGGATGCTATCTCCAAACACTATGGTGACATCGTCACCTTAGTGTCTGATTCTACACCAATAGTGTATGTCAGCAATCCCTCAGGGATAAAACAGATTTTCACCAACACCAAAGAAATTACAGCTAGGGGCGCATTGAATCGCAATTTTGCCTTGATGACAGGAAACCAAGGAGTCCTTCAACTTGATGGCTTACGTCACAAACATCGGCGCAAGCTCTTAATGCAGGCTTTTCATGGAGAGCGGATGCACGCCTGCGGGCAACGTATTTGCGAACGCACAGAAAAAATCATGAGTCAACAGGTAATTGGGAAACCTTTCATTGCCTACTCTACCATCGAAGATATCACCTTGCGAGTGGGTATAGAGGTTGTCTTGGGCTTACATGAGGGAGAGCGCTATGACAAAATCAAGCATCTATTTGCTTCTATAATTAAAACCGCACAAATTCCTATAGTCAAAATTCTTAGGGGGCTTCCCTTTGGAAGACGGGATTTAGGTCGATGGAGTCCGCAGGGATACCTACATCAACTCCGGCAAGAACTTTTCAATTTGCTGTACACTGAAGTCCAAGAACGTCGCAAACAAGCGGAACCCTCACGCACTGACATCCTCTCCGATCTCATATTTGCTTGTGATGAAACAGGTGAAGCATTAAGTGATGAAGAGGTGCGAGACCTTCTATTATCGCCGATATTCGCAGCTCAAGATGCTTCAGCAACTGCGATCGCCTGGTCACTCTACTGGATCCACCGTTTGCCTGTAGTTCGCGAGCGACTGGTTGCAGAACTCGATAGCCTGCGTGAAAACCTAGATCCCATGAGTATTGTTGCATTACCCTACCTCAATGCAGTTTGTAACGAAGCTTTACGAATTTACCCAACTCAGTTATTTACATTTCCAAGGTTGGTAGAATCACCAGTTGAGGTTATGGGCTATGAGTTGAGTCCGGGTACAGTACTCATTGGTAATATTTATTCGACGCATCAGCGCGAGGATTTATATCCACAACCGAAGCAATTTCAGCCAGAGCGCTTTCTAGAAAAGCAATTCTCTCCCTATGAATTTCTGCCCTTTGGGGGCGGTGCTCGTGTTTGTATCGGAGGAACTTTTGCTTTGTTTGAAATGAAGCTTGTATTGGCGACGATTCTTTCGCGCTATCAATTAGCACTGGTTGACCAGCGACCAGAGAAACCAAAGTTTGGAGGTTTAATTTGTTACCCAGCTAACGGCGTGAAGATGCTCATGCATGGTCGGCGTCAGCATCAAGGACAGTGGCAGCCATGCATTGTTACTTCTTTCCCGGTCTAA